The following proteins are co-located in the Sulfitobacter guttiformis genome:
- a CDS encoding DUF3429 domain-containing protein, which yields MILQIPRAPLLLGLAGLIPFVAGACIATGAMNGLLTAAPDEGFLFVPQSDGVSLLVLYGTIILSFMSGVLWGFATKTQGPRAILGYVLSVLPAIWALLTAGQSPADRLVYLGAGFAALLLLDFYFYRLELAPPWWMRLRFLLTGIVLVCLTIGRWV from the coding sequence ATGATACTCCAGATTCCCCGCGCTCCGCTGCTCCTTGGCCTTGCAGGCCTGATCCCCTTCGTCGCGGGTGCCTGCATCGCTACGGGCGCAATGAATGGCTTGCTCACCGCCGCGCCGGACGAAGGTTTTCTTTTTGTACCCCAGTCTGATGGCGTATCGCTTCTCGTACTCTATGGAACTATAATTCTGTCGTTCATGTCCGGGGTCCTTTGGGGGTTTGCGACAAAGACACAGGGACCTCGCGCCATCCTCGGCTATGTCCTGTCGGTTCTGCCGGCGATCTGGGCGCTTCTCACCGCCGGACAGTCTCCTGCAGACAGGCTAGTATATCTAGGTGCAGGCTTTGCCGCCTTGCTGCTGCTGGATTTCTATTTCTATCGGTTGGAACTTGCGCCACCGTGGTGGATGCGCTTGCGCTTCCTTCTGACAGGCATAGTATTGGTCTGCCTTACGATTGGTCGTTGGGTATAA
- the rpoZ gene encoding DNA-directed RNA polymerase subunit omega, protein MARVTVEDCVDKVPNRFELVMLAAHRAREIAAGSAVTVDRDNDKNPVVSLREIADETQSADDLRERLIESNQTQIEVDEPEEDAMAILMGAEQDKPEEDSMSEEMLLRQLMAAQGQG, encoded by the coding sequence ATGGCCCGCGTCACCGTCGAAGATTGTGTTGATAAAGTCCCGAACCGGTTTGAACTGGTCATGCTTGCGGCACACCGTGCGCGTGAGATTGCAGCCGGTTCTGCCGTAACTGTAGACCGTGACAACGATAAAAACCCTGTTGTGTCCCTGCGCGAGATCGCGGACGAGACCCAGAGTGCAGACGACCTACGTGAGCGTTTGATCGAAAGCAATCAGACCCAGATTGAAGTTGATGAGCCTGAAGAAGACGCGATGGCGATTCTTATGGGTGCCGAGCAGGACAAACCAGAAGAAGACAGCATGTCCGAAGAGATGTTGCTGCGTCAGCTGATGGCGGCGCAAGGTCAAGGCTAA
- the ispH gene encoding 4-hydroxy-3-methylbut-2-enyl diphosphate reductase, producing MSKPPLTLYLAAPRGFCAGVDRAIKIVEMAIAKWGAPVYVRHEIVHNKFVVDGLREKGAVFVEDLSDCPDDRPVIFSAHGVPKSVPNAAQARNMVYVDATCPLVSKVHIEAQRHADAGLQMIMIGHEGHPETIGTMGQLPEGEVLLVEVPEDVARVVVRDESKLAYVTQTTLSIDDTADIVAALQARFPAIAGPHKEDICYATTNRQEAVKAMAPKCDAMLVVGAPNSSNSKRLVEVGSRAGCTYAQLVQRADDIDWRALDGIASIGITAGASAPEVLINEVIDAFKSRYDVTEELIQTAVENVEFKVPRVLREPV from the coding sequence ATGAGCAAGCCCCCCCTTACCCTGTACCTTGCAGCACCGCGCGGATTTTGCGCAGGCGTGGACCGGGCCATTAAAATTGTTGAAATGGCGATCGCCAAATGGGGCGCGCCAGTCTACGTCCGCCACGAGATCGTGCACAATAAATTCGTTGTCGACGGACTGCGTGAAAAAGGCGCGGTATTTGTCGAAGATCTGTCGGACTGCCCTGATGACCGTCCCGTGATTTTCTCCGCCCACGGCGTACCCAAGTCCGTGCCAAATGCGGCGCAAGCCCGCAATATGGTTTATGTCGATGCCACTTGCCCGCTGGTCAGCAAAGTCCACATCGAGGCACAGCGCCATGCCGATGCGGGCCTACAAATGATCATGATCGGACATGAAGGCCATCCCGAAACTATTGGCACGATGGGCCAACTCCCGGAGGGCGAAGTTCTGCTCGTCGAAGTACCCGAAGATGTGGCCAGGGTCGTGGTACGGGACGAGAGCAAACTCGCCTACGTCACCCAAACCACCCTCAGCATCGACGACACCGCCGATATTGTAGCCGCGTTGCAGGCGCGCTTTCCCGCGATTGCAGGGCCTCACAAGGAAGACATCTGTTATGCCACCACCAACCGTCAGGAGGCGGTAAAAGCGATGGCGCCAAAATGTGACGCCATGCTTGTCGTAGGCGCACCCAACTCCTCCAACTCCAAGCGTTTGGTCGAAGTGGGCAGCCGCGCAGGCTGCACCTACGCACAACTGGTCCAACGTGCGGATGATATCGACTGGCGCGCATTGGACGGGATAGCCAGCATCGGCATCACCGCAGGGGCATCCGCGCCCGAGGTGCTGATAAACGAGGTGATCGACGCCTTCAAATCCCGCTATGATGTTACCGAAGAGTTAATCCAGACCGCCGTCGAGAACGTTGAATTTAAAGTCCCGCGCGTTTTGCGTGAACCAGTCTGA
- the def gene encoding peptide deformylase, translating into MTVRKILTWPDKRLRSSTEEVTEITDDVRAIWDDMIATMDAMPGVGLGAPQIGVMLKLAVVDTSEARNKRIRLANPEVIDASAIMNVHEEASPCLSGVSAKISRPRGVKVRYMDETGTLVERDFVGLDATSVQHQIDHLAGKMYFDRLSKTRRDMLIRRARKLNG; encoded by the coding sequence ATGACTGTGCGAAAAATTCTGACCTGGCCTGACAAGCGGCTGCGCAGTTCGACCGAAGAGGTGACAGAGATTACGGATGACGTGCGCGCCATCTGGGACGATATGATCGCCACCATGGACGCCATGCCCGGTGTGGGACTGGGGGCGCCACAGATTGGCGTGATGCTCAAGCTGGCCGTAGTCGATACATCCGAGGCCCGCAACAAGCGGATCAGGCTGGCCAATCCGGAGGTGATTGACGCCTCGGCCATCATGAATGTGCACGAGGAAGCATCGCCGTGCCTGTCAGGCGTATCGGCCAAAATTTCGCGCCCCCGTGGCGTCAAGGTGCGGTACATGGACGAGACGGGTACGTTAGTGGAGCGTGATTTCGTAGGGCTTGACGCAACATCCGTGCAGCATCAGATCGACCATCTTGCGGGTAAAATGTACTTTGACCGCCTCAGTAAAACCCGCCGTGACATGCTGATCCGCCGCGCGCGCAAGCTGAACGGATAA
- the fmt gene encoding methionyl-tRNA formyltransferase, protein MRIVFMGTPAFSVEVLDALVDAGHEIAAVYSQPPRPAGRGKKERPSPVDARAKELKLEVRTPVSLKSTEALAEFEALGAEVAVVVAYGLILPQGVLDAPVHGCLNIHASLLPRWRGAAPIHRAIMAGDPQTGVCIMQMEAGLDTGPVLLRGSLDIGPEETTAQLHDRLAGMGAKLIVEALAQLAELVPQVQPEEGVIYAAKIDKAEARIDWSRPAVEVDRMIRGMSPFPGAWFEVNGTRVKVLGSRLVEGEGAAGLVLDTSLHVACGDGAVALTVLQKAGKGAQDVNVFQRGMQIAVGTDLSEG, encoded by the coding sequence ATGCGCATTGTCTTTATGGGTACGCCGGCCTTCTCAGTAGAGGTACTGGATGCACTGGTGGATGCGGGTCACGAGATCGCTGCCGTCTATTCGCAACCGCCGCGCCCTGCGGGACGGGGCAAAAAGGAACGCCCCTCTCCCGTGGATGCACGTGCAAAGGAGTTGAAGCTAGAGGTTCGCACGCCCGTATCGTTGAAATCCACTGAGGCCCTGGCGGAATTCGAGGCGCTGGGTGCGGAGGTTGCGGTGGTGGTTGCCTATGGATTGATCCTGCCTCAGGGTGTTCTTGACGCCCCCGTACACGGCTGCCTGAACATTCACGCCAGCCTGCTGCCACGCTGGCGCGGTGCTGCGCCGATCCACCGTGCGATTATGGCGGGGGACCCGCAAACCGGTGTATGCATTATGCAAATGGAGGCGGGGCTCGATACGGGTCCTGTGTTGCTGCGCGGTTCGTTGGACATTGGGCCGGAGGAGACGACGGCGCAGTTGCATGACAGGCTTGCAGGCATGGGAGCAAAGCTGATCGTTGAAGCTTTGGCGCAGTTGGCTGAGCTGGTACCACAGGTCCAGCCGGAGGAGGGTGTCATCTATGCCGCAAAGATCGATAAGGCGGAGGCCAGAATCGACTGGTCGCGGCCTGCGGTCGAGGTGGACAGAATGATCCGTGGCATGTCTCCATTTCCGGGGGCATGGTTTGAAGTGAACGGCACGCGGGTAAAGGTACTCGGCTCTCGTTTGGTTGAGGGTGAGGGCGCTGCGGGCTTGGTGCTGGACACCTCACTTCATGTTGCTTGCGGGGATGGCGCTGTGGCGCTCACCGTCTTGCAAAAGGCAGGAAAAGGCGCGCAGGATGTTAATGTGTTTCAGCGCGGTATGCAGATTGCTGTAGGCACGGATTTGAGTGAAGGATAG
- the rnhA gene encoding ribonuclease HI has translation MATLFAYTDGACSGNPGPGGWGALMQAMDGDKVLKERELKGGEANTTNNRMELLAAINALEALDRDTEITVITDSNYVKNGITGWIFGWKKNGWKNAAKQPVKNVELWQRLDAANARHRVTWKWVKGHAGHPQNERADALARAGMAPFKSK, from the coding sequence ATGGCTACACTTTTTGCATATACTGACGGCGCCTGCTCGGGCAACCCCGGCCCCGGTGGCTGGGGCGCATTGATGCAGGCCATGGACGGTGACAAAGTGTTAAAAGAACGCGAGCTGAAAGGCGGCGAAGCAAATACCACTAACAACCGGATGGAGCTTTTGGCCGCGATCAACGCCCTTGAAGCGCTTGACCGTGACACCGAGATCACCGTCATTACCGACAGCAACTATGTCAAAAACGGAATAACCGGCTGGATCTTCGGCTGGAAGAAAAATGGCTGGAAAAACGCCGCCAAGCAGCCGGTAAAAAACGTAGAGCTATGGCAACGCCTCGATGCGGCGAATGCCCGCCATCGCGTCACGTGGAAATGGGTCAAAGGCCATGCAGGCCACCCCCAGAACGAGCGTGCAGATGCGCTTGCCCGTGCAGGCATGGCGCCGTTCAAATCTAAATGA
- a CDS encoding response regulator has protein sequence MTDVLPRKTSVLIVESVPELASVWQSHLVRQGMHVTSVAGQEAAIDYLSQNDIDIIILDLVIEEGSALAISDYANYRQPNARVIFVTNTSFFSDGSIFAHSANARAFVQSSTPPEDLAAMVAHYGAECAAG, from the coding sequence ATGACTGACGTGCTGCCCCGGAAAACGTCTGTTCTGATCGTAGAAAGCGTGCCTGAGCTTGCCAGTGTGTGGCAGAGCCATCTGGTTCGACAAGGGATGCATGTGACCAGTGTTGCGGGCCAGGAGGCAGCGATTGACTATCTGTCGCAGAATGACATCGACATCATTATTCTGGACCTTGTGATCGAAGAGGGTAGTGCCCTCGCGATTTCGGATTATGCAAATTATCGACAGCCCAATGCGCGGGTGATATTTGTGACTAACACCAGCTTTTTCTCGGACGGTTCGATTTTTGCCCATTCGGCAAATGCCCGTGCATTTGTGCAAAGCAGCACGCCACCCGAGGATCTTGCAGCTATGGTGGCGCATTACGGCGCAGAGTGTGCCGCAGGCTAG
- a CDS encoding LabA-like NYN domain-containing protein: MFYKDERLALFIDGSNLYAAGKNLGFDIDYKLLRSEFMRRGKLLRAFYYTALLENDEYSPIRPLVDWLNYNGFTMVTKPAKEYTDSMGRRKVKGNMDIELAVDAMELAPRVDHIVIFSGDGDFTPLVASLQRQGVRVSVVSTIRSQPTMISDDLRRQADNFIELDDLRDVIGRPSRDTTNDAPVK, encoded by the coding sequence ATGTTTTACAAAGACGAACGACTTGCGCTTTTTATCGACGGCTCCAATCTCTACGCAGCCGGTAAGAACCTTGGCTTTGACATCGACTACAAGCTGCTCCGCTCTGAATTCATGCGCCGCGGCAAGCTTTTGCGCGCCTTCTATTACACCGCGCTGCTTGAAAATGATGAATATTCCCCCATTCGTCCGCTTGTTGACTGGCTGAACTACAACGGCTTCACCATGGTGACAAAGCCCGCCAAGGAATACACCGACAGCATGGGTCGCCGGAAGGTGAAGGGCAACATGGACATCGAGCTTGCCGTTGATGCGATGGAGCTGGCGCCACGGGTTGACCACATTGTGATTTTCTCGGGAGACGGTGATTTCACACCACTCGTCGCCAGCCTGCAAAGGCAAGGCGTGCGTGTCTCTGTAGTCTCGACCATCCGCAGCCAGCCCACGATGATTTCGGATGATCTGCGCCGTCAGGCTGACAACTTCATCGAGCTAGACGATCTGCGTGATGTGATCGGGCGCCCTTCGCGTGACACCACAAACGATGCACCCGTAAAGTAG
- a CDS encoding trimeric intracellular cation channel family protein: MSLITFLEYASVIVFAITGALVASRAQLDLVGFAFIACLTAVGGGTIRDLLLDRNPIFWIAEPSYLGAAATAALVTFFTAHLLESRLRAIIWLDSLALAVAVAAGAAVAISLNQGPAVTILMSIVTGCMGGLMRDVVVGDVPVVLKQGELYVTAAFAGAATTVALNAYAPEIPYSLIIGATVTWTLRAGSILFGWNLPVYKSTPPKS, from the coding sequence ATGAGCTTGATCACATTTCTTGAATACGCGTCCGTAATCGTTTTTGCGATTACCGGTGCACTGGTGGCAAGTCGTGCGCAGCTCGATCTTGTGGGCTTTGCATTCATCGCCTGCCTCACAGCCGTGGGAGGCGGCACGATCCGCGACTTGCTGCTGGACCGCAACCCGATCTTCTGGATCGCAGAGCCGTCCTATCTGGGGGCGGCAGCCACAGCAGCACTCGTTACTTTTTTCACTGCCCACCTGCTTGAGAGCCGCCTGCGCGCTATCATCTGGCTCGACAGCCTCGCACTGGCTGTGGCCGTGGCCGCCGGTGCCGCCGTTGCGATCAGCCTGAATCAAGGTCCAGCAGTCACTATTCTGATGAGTATTGTAACCGGCTGCATGGGTGGTCTGATGCGCGACGTGGTGGTCGGCGATGTGCCCGTCGTTCTAAAACAAGGCGAGCTTTATGTCACCGCCGCGTTTGCCGGTGCCGCGACAACAGTTGCCCTCAATGCCTATGCTCCCGAGATCCCCTACAGCCTGATCATCGGCGCGACCGTTACATGGACGCTCCGTGCGGGCTCCATTCTTTTTGGGTGGAACCTGCCGGTTTACAAGAGCACCCCGCCAAAATCCTGA
- the def gene encoding peptide deformylase: protein MKRPIIYHPDPRLKKTCAAVDDLNDDLRSLADDMLATMYDAPGVGLAAPQVGVLSRLVVLDCVKEQGETPRPLVMFNPQIVAASEELSTYEEGCLSLPEQFADVTRPAEVEVTWIDRNGKEQREGMRGLWATCVQHEIDHLEGKLFIDYLKPLRRQMLTRKMVKFKREFARG from the coding sequence ATGAAACGCCCTATTATTTATCACCCCGATCCGCGCCTCAAGAAAACCTGTGCGGCTGTTGATGATCTTAATGATGATCTGCGCAGCCTTGCCGACGATATGCTGGCGACAATGTATGATGCTCCCGGTGTGGGGCTTGCAGCACCGCAGGTCGGTGTGTTGAGCCGTCTTGTCGTGTTGGATTGCGTAAAGGAGCAGGGAGAGACGCCGCGCCCGCTTGTTATGTTCAATCCGCAGATTGTGGCCGCGTCCGAGGAGCTAAGCACCTATGAAGAAGGGTGTTTGAGCCTGCCTGAGCAGTTTGCAGATGTGACACGTCCGGCAGAGGTTGAGGTGACGTGGATTGACCGTAATGGCAAAGAGCAGCGCGAAGGGATGCGTGGTCTGTGGGCAACCTGTGTGCAACACGAGATCGACCATCTAGAGGGCAAGCTGTTTATCGATTATCTCAAGCCGCTGCGCCGACAGATGCTGACCCGCAAAATGGTTAAATTCAAGCGCGAGTTTGCACGCGGATGA
- the folK gene encoding 2-amino-4-hydroxy-6-hydroxymethyldihydropteridine diphosphokinase yields the protein MSQLTETGKRSVFSPRTLSKYIIALGSNQSVGKLGPSAVLNEALALLEARGFVIRGCSEYYNTPAFPVGAGPNFVNAAALVESSDDPLAVLAHLHAVEAQMGRSRAVRWGARTLDLDLVAAGDLVLPDAKTHQYWCDLPLELQKTAIPTELILPHPRLAERAFVLVPLLDVAPQWCHPVSGKTVREMHDALSLASRSEVVLI from the coding sequence ATGTCACAATTAACGGAGACGGGAAAAAGAAGCGTTTTTTCGCCTCGGACACTTTCGAAATATATTATCGCGCTCGGATCCAACCAGAGCGTCGGAAAACTTGGCCCATCTGCTGTTCTCAACGAAGCGCTGGCCTTGCTGGAAGCGCGGGGCTTTGTGATTCGCGGTTGTAGCGAGTATTATAATACACCTGCTTTTCCTGTTGGGGCTGGTCCTAATTTTGTGAACGCCGCTGCGCTGGTCGAAAGCAGCGATGATCCGCTTGCGGTGCTGGCGCATCTGCATGCTGTCGAGGCACAAATGGGGCGTAGTCGTGCGGTACGTTGGGGTGCGCGGACACTCGATCTGGATTTGGTCGCAGCGGGTGATCTGGTGCTCCCTGACGCCAAAACCCATCAATACTGGTGCGATCTGCCGCTAGAGTTGCAAAAAACGGCCATACCGACGGAGTTGATCCTGCCGCACCCGCGTTTAGCCGAGCGCGCATTCGTGTTGGTTCCATTGCTGGACGTTGCCCCACAGTGGTGCCATCCGGTCAGTGGAAAAACGGTGCGCGAGATGCATGATGCATTATCACTGGCCTCACGGTCGGAGGTTGTGCTGATATAA
- the def gene encoding peptide deformylase has product MSILPIVLWPDIRLTETCVPVDEITPEIAQLAADMLETMYAAPGRGLAGPQVGAMLRIFVMDTGWKEGKSDPLVCINPMLMEVGEERASHSEGCLSIPGVSADISRPAQVQMVWTGLNGGRFVQSFAGFDAACVQHEIDHLDGIVTFDHLGADTRAILEAEYAA; this is encoded by the coding sequence ATGAGTATACTGCCTATTGTGCTGTGGCCGGATATTCGCCTGACCGAGACATGTGTACCCGTCGATGAAATCACACCAGAGATTGCGCAGCTGGCAGCGGATATGCTTGAGACAATGTATGCCGCTCCTGGGCGAGGTCTGGCGGGCCCTCAGGTGGGGGCAATGTTGCGGATCTTCGTGATGGATACGGGTTGGAAAGAGGGGAAGTCTGACCCGTTGGTTTGTATCAACCCGATGTTGATGGAAGTGGGCGAGGAACGGGCGAGTCACTCCGAAGGCTGTTTGAGTATTCCGGGAGTAAGCGCAGACATTTCACGCCCTGCACAGGTGCAGATGGTCTGGACCGGTTTGAATGGCGGGCGTTTTGTCCAGAGTTTTGCAGGATTCGACGCCGCCTGTGTGCAACACGAAATCGATCATCTCGACGGGATCGTGACATTCGATCATCTGGGCGCGGACACGCGGGCCATATTGGAAGCGGAGTATGCGGCATGA
- a CDS encoding MalY/PatB family protein codes for MSFDTTIERRGTHCVKWDGMESIYGVPAETGISMWVADMDFATAPVVNQAVKAMADHGVYGYFGDESEYRAAIQWWMKERHDWEIDPAHIFTTHGLVNGTAMCVDAFTAPGDGVILFTPVYHAFARVIKAAGRTVVECQMVQENGRYRMDFDKYDTQMTGSEKMIMLCSPHNPGGTVWSRAELEQVAAFAKRHDLVLVSDEIHHDLVMPDHKHTVMANIDGIADRLVMMTATTKTFNIAGSHSGNVIIADPVLREKFAGRMAAFGLSPNSFGLFMATAAYSPEGAAWVDGLNAYLDGNRRLFDEAVNKIPGLKSMPLEATYLAWVDFADTGMTREEFTKRVEQGAGIAANHGPTFGTGGDSFLRFNIATPRARVIEACDRLAEAFKDLQ; via the coding sequence ATGAGTTTTGATACCACGATCGAACGCCGCGGCACACATTGCGTAAAATGGGACGGCATGGAGAGCATCTATGGCGTGCCCGCAGAGACCGGCATTTCCATGTGGGTGGCAGATATGGATTTTGCAACAGCTCCCGTGGTAAATCAGGCGGTCAAAGCAATGGCAGATCATGGGGTCTACGGCTACTTCGGAGATGAAAGCGAATACCGCGCCGCCATCCAGTGGTGGATGAAAGAACGCCACGACTGGGAAATTGATCCAGCCCATATTTTCACCACCCACGGTTTGGTGAACGGCACTGCCATGTGCGTCGATGCCTTCACTGCACCGGGCGATGGGGTAATCCTGTTCACCCCTGTCTATCACGCCTTTGCCCGCGTGATAAAAGCGGCGGGGCGGACTGTGGTGGAATGTCAAATGGTTCAGGAGAACGGCCGCTACCGTATGGATTTCGACAAATACGATACGCAAATGACCGGCAGCGAAAAAATGATCATGCTTTGCTCTCCGCATAATCCCGGCGGCACCGTCTGGAGCCGTGCCGAGCTTGAGCAGGTCGCAGCCTTCGCAAAGCGTCATGATCTGGTGCTCGTCTCCGACGAGATTCACCACGATCTGGTGATGCCTGACCACAAACACACGGTCATGGCAAACATCGACGGCATCGCGGACCGCCTTGTGATGATGACCGCCACCACAAAGACGTTCAACATCGCAGGCAGCCACTCAGGGAATGTGATCATTGCCGATCCTGTTCTGCGCGAGAAATTTGCCGGGCGCATGGCCGCCTTTGGTCTATCCCCCAACAGCTTTGGCCTTTTCATGGCCACGGCCGCCTATTCCCCCGAAGGTGCCGCATGGGTAGACGGGTTGAACGCCTATCTTGACGGCAACCGCCGCCTGTTTGACGAAGCGGTCAATAAGATTCCTGGCCTGAAATCCATGCCGCTGGAGGCGACATATCTGGCCTGGGTGGATTTTGCGGATACCGGAATGACCCGCGAGGAGTTCACAAAACGCGTAGAGCAGGGCGCAGGGATCGCTGCCAATCACGGCCCTACCTTCGGTACAGGCGGCGACAGCTTTCTGCGCTTCAATATCGCAACGCCGCGCGCGCGCGTAATCGAAGCCTGCGACCGCCTTGCCGAAGCCTTCAAAGACTTGCAGTAG
- a CDS encoding glutathione S-transferase family protein, with amino-acid sequence MGLLIEGQWHDNWYDTKDSGGAFKRQEAGFRNWITADGRAGPTGSAGFMAEAGRYHLYVSLACPWAHRALIFRTLKNLQNLIDFSVVHPDMMGEGWTFDTRFDGATGDRQFGLTYARDLYTRAVPDFTGRVTVPILWDSAQNTIVSNESSEIIRMLGNAFDGITGNTDDYWPEALRPQIDTLNARIYDTLNNGVYKSGFATTQEAYDAAVHPLFDTLDWLEEILSTNRYLAGDRITEADWRLFTTLVRFDPVYHQHFKCNRKRIVDYPNLWDYTRELYQWEGVAETVDFEHIVRHYHYSHETINPNRIIPINPLIDWIAPHNRG; translated from the coding sequence GTGGGATTGTTGATTGAAGGCCAGTGGCACGACAACTGGTATGATACCAAAGACAGCGGCGGCGCGTTCAAACGCCAGGAGGCCGGATTTCGCAACTGGATCACAGCAGATGGCCGTGCCGGCCCCACGGGCTCCGCAGGTTTCATGGCCGAGGCGGGCCGCTATCATCTGTATGTTAGCCTTGCCTGTCCTTGGGCCCACCGCGCACTTATCTTCCGCACACTCAAAAACCTGCAAAACCTCATCGATTTCTCTGTTGTACACCCCGATATGATGGGCGAAGGCTGGACCTTTGACACCCGTTTTGACGGTGCAACGGGTGACCGCCAGTTCGGCCTAACCTATGCGCGTGATCTCTACACACGCGCGGTGCCCGACTTTACCGGCCGCGTGACTGTGCCAATTCTATGGGACAGCGCTCAAAACACTATTGTCTCGAATGAATCTTCCGAAATCATCCGGATGTTAGGCAACGCCTTTGACGGCATAACCGGTAACACTGACGACTACTGGCCCGAAGCCTTGCGCCCCCAGATCGACACGCTGAACGCCCGCATCTACGACACACTCAATAACGGAGTTTATAAATCCGGCTTTGCCACCACTCAGGAGGCCTATGATGCCGCCGTACATCCGCTGTTTGATACACTCGACTGGCTGGAAGAAATCCTAAGCACGAATCGCTACCTCGCGGGCGACCGGATCACCGAGGCCGACTGGCGCCTGTTTACTACGCTGGTGCGGTTCGATCCGGTCTACCACCAGCATTTCAAATGTAACCGCAAGCGGATCGTCGATTATCCGAACCTATGGGACTACACCCGCGAGCTGTACCAGTGGGAAGGCGTGGCAGAAACGGTCGATTTCGAACATATCGTTCGTCACTACCATTACAGCCATGAAACGATAAACCCCAACCGGATCATTCCAATCAATCCGCTGATCGATTGGATCGCGCCGCACAATCGCGGCTAG